The Lathyrus oleraceus cultivar Zhongwan6 chromosome 5, CAAS_Psat_ZW6_1.0, whole genome shotgun sequence genome includes the window ATTGCTTTTGGCCCTTTATAGTGTAGCTTGCTTTCAAAAGTATTGGAGTTTATAGATGAAATCTGAGAAAGGTCTTATAGATCTAGGAGTATGTATTTCAAGATGTTAAATAATAGAGCTTATGAAAAAATTGAAATGTAGAAGCTAATTTCAGATTATTGTAATGCAATGCTTACATATCAGTTGATTATAACACTCAATGTTATTGCAATTTTGTAACTTGTTTTCCTATAGGTGCGTTTGGAGAATTTTTCAAACTTGCTCATAATGTAGTATTACTATTCATATATGTTTTGTTTCTATTTTAGATATTTTTTGTTCTCAGctttgttgttgtttttgttgttgtttgtcTTGCAAGTATGGAACCTTCTTAATGAATTACTCATTGGCATATGCTAAGTGTTTAAATAGAAAGTTTTAAATATTGGCCTCATTTTGTTATTTTATAGAGCGATTAGATCAAGACACAAGTGGAATTCTTACAACCATATGCAATCATTCTTTCCATTGTTCCTGTATTTCAAAATGGGCAGATTCTTCTTGTCCTGTAAGTTGCTCTTTTTCCTCTGTCTTTTCATGTAGGTATGAGGGTGTGTGTTATGTAGGGCATGCCCGAGAAGTGAGAACAGCTGACTGTAATTGTACTATGTGAGCTGCTCTGAGGATTGGGGGTGTCTCAACAAGTTGAATGTTTTCATGTTTATAATTGATTTCAGCTGGGATTACTTGATTAGTTTGAAAGCATGGGTTTCTTTTTGAATCCTTCTATTAGTTAATAAAGTATTCAGTACTAGTCCCCTGTTTATATTTTCAGGTATGCCGCTATTGCCAACAGCAGGCTGAAAAATCTATATGTTTCATTTGTCAAACCACCGAAAACCTTTGGATATGTGTTATATGTGGTTTTGTTGGTTGTGGAAGGTGAGAGATTTTTGACACTCGGCCCCTTCTTTTGTTGCATTTTATTCCTTGTTTTTGTCTTTTTAAATGTATTTCGGTGCAACGATGTGTATCTTCAGATATAAAGGAGGGCATGCGATAATTCACTGGAAAGAGACGCAGCATTGCTATTCCTTAGAAGTGGAAACTAAGCGCGTCTGGGATTATGTGGGAGACAACTATGTTCATAGACTTATTCAGTCCAAAACTGATGGGAAGTTAGTTGAGCTGAACTCCCACTGTGTGCACGCAGACAGTGGATGTGGCAGCTGTGGAGATAATGCCATGAGAGAGGCTATACTTAATAGTAAAGTCGAAGCTGTAATGCTGCACCATTAATTAATAATTTTCTCAAATATTAGTTTTATATATTGAGCTTTAACTTTTGTTAAATTATATTAATGTATGCATTCTCTTTTACAGATTGTCAATGAATACAATGAGTTGCTTGCTACTCAACTCGAAAACCAAAAATTGGTGAGTGTATTTGCCATTTGCAGTTTATCTGCCAAGATTTCCTCCTGTCTTGTACAAACAGTAAAATTTCGAACCTGTTTAATTGTAGTATTTTGAATCCTTATTACAACAAGTAGAACAAGAAACTGAAGGAAAAATTTCTGTAGCTGTTCAAAAGGCTGTGAGTCTCAAACAGCAAAAGATTCAGTCCAAGATCGATAGATGTAACAAAGAGAAGAAATTTATGGATGAGGTAAGTTTAATTCATGCTTAGGAATCTATTTTCACAAAATATGATACCCAAGTTATAACCATGTCTTTGGCAAAAAATAAATTATAATCATGTCATAGGATTTTGGGTTGTTTCATTAATATATCACAAGGACATGAAATCTTGTTGCAAATGTTTATATTATGTTTATGTCTGCAGCTTAATGACAATCTTTTGAAGAATGAGGAGATTTGGAAAGCCAAGATGCTTGAGATTGAAGAGAGGTATGCTTTTATTTGTTGTCTATTGCTCGTCATTGTTGATGTGTTTTCTCAAGATTGTAGTTAAGTTGTCTTGTCCCATCAAACAAAATGTGAACAATTGCTGATTTAATGCGTGTTTGTCATTTTTAAAGATGTTCCTTTTCTACACTTTGTAATTGTCCTGCTTTAAGTTCTCATGTCTAAGTAATTGCAAAGTTCCAGATTTTTGCAATCTGATAGGTGATGTACTTTTTTTTTTCAGGGAGAAAAAAGCTTTAAAACGGACTGACGATAAGATAACGGGCCTAGAAAAGCAGGTAAAATAAACCCTTTCATTTCTCTCTTGTTTCTAATCCCGGTGGAGGGTTTGTTGTGGGGAGCTGTGGGAGTTTGATTTTAGGGTATAATGTTCATACATCAAACTAATCAAACTACTGTCTGGTTTGTTCTCAAACTGTGCAGCTTAGTGATCTCATGGTTTGTCTTGAGGGTGGAAAGGCGGTAGAACAGCTGCCATTGTTAAATGATACAACTGGTGCAACTGTCTCGGACATTTCAAAAGAATCCTCATCAACTTTGTAGTTCTTAACTGGGAGTTGAAAGggaaagagaaagagaaaggGCAGGAACAAGGTAAGAAAACACACCCCTGCCCGTTTGAGGGAACATGGAAAATTAGTTAAGGTGAAGCCATTTGAGGTTTTTTTTAAATCATCCATTCCCTTACTTTAAAATTCTCCCAAAAACACTAGGAAAGAGTCCATTTTTCATTCACCTCCTAGACAAGCATTGCGTTGGTTTACCTGCACCATACAAAACTAAACTGAAGGACGGTGGCACGAGTTGAGATGCTTCCGCCTGTTTTTGTGTTGTTAAAACTTTAAAGTGGCATGTTTgtaaataaatagataaatataTAGATAGCTTTTAAGAGAGGATTTTTCAAGTGCTTGTGCCTATCTTTCAAATACTTACTTTATATATTTCATACTTTAATTAATGTTGAAAAGATACTTCTAGTtcctaatatatatatatatatatatatatatatatatatatatatatatatatataaatttacTTCCAATGGATGAAATTAACTGTGCATAGTCTGAAAGTAAAACTTCAATGTGATGACTCACATGAACATGATCTCCCATCGTTGCTAGCATCGACTGTTTTTTTTAATACGAAGAAGATAGATTTTCACTGTTGCATCTTCCAATTTATTAGCACGCACAATGCGAAGATGACGCGCTTTAGCGCAGGTGTGTTTTCGAAAGTAAGCAAAAAGATTATCCCATAGTTTTCATACGCCAGCAAACGATAAAGAACACGAAATTAAATTTTATTGGAAAGTGTAGATAGTCACATCTAATTGATCTCCATGAGAGAAATGCAGGGTTAATCGTTCCATTGCGACAATCATCTTCATTCATGAATTGATGCTGGGTTAATCATTCCATTGAGACAATCATATTCATTCAAGAATTGTGATGGAATTTGTGGACAAACAATGGATTATATGAGATTTGGAGCGTTGAAGTAAAACTCAACTCGATGATGCTATACTGTAACAAAAGGTATTCCCTCCGTTCCATAATTGTCCTTTACCCGTTAAATTTCATATTTTTagatttattaaataattaatatatatatatatatatatatagattagatagattaattatttaataaatctAGAAAGGTGATATTTGCTTATAATATGGGACGGAATAGGATGAGGATTAGATTTGGCAAGAATCATTGTGGAGGAGGATTAAGATTTGTCACGAATTAAACCAGCTAAATGATACCATATTAGAGAGATTTTTGATGTCAAATTCTATTTTACAGTCATGAGTTTGTATATTAGCTGAATGGTTACATGTTATATACTAGGTTACATCTATGAAATTGGTTGAAAAAataattgtttttattattatttagaATTAAACGGAAGATAGCCAAAACAATATTAATTCTAATATTGAAAGCATTTTCAATAATTAGAGAAATCCATAGCCAAAACAATATTAATTCCAATATTGAAAGCATTTTCAATAATTAGAGAAATCCATCAGCGAGAAAAATTTTGAGTGAGAGAAATTCTTGATACAATATGTATTTTATCTTTCCAGTAAATAAAAAGTCTGCAGTAGCCCATATCAATTTATATGTGTTATTATTTCGCATTTATATCGCTATTCCACGAATCTGACTATAAGAAAATATTGCGTAGTTTCCTAACAACTGGTATCAGAGCTGGTTGGTTCTTTTCGTTTCAGAAGCGATCCAGAGGAGTCAGACTCGAGTGGGAGCGATGGAAGCAGACGAATGAAAGGTGAAAATTGAGAAGTTCGATGGTGCGGACTTCAGCTTTTGGAAGATGCAAATAGAGGATTATTTGTATCAGAAAGGTATGCATGAACCTCCCACGGGCACGAAAGCAGCGACAATGGATGACGGTGCCTGAAACCTTCTCGATAGAAAAGCTCTTGGAGTCATTCGATTGACGTTATCCCATAATGTTGCTTTCAACATTGCAAAAGAAAAGACTACAACTGATCTTATGAAGGATCTTTCCAACATGTACGAAAAGTCGTCGACCTCAAACAAAGTTCATTTGATGAGGCAGTTGTTCAACTTACGGATGACAGAAGGTACGTCAACAGCGCAACATCTGAATGAACTCAACACTACTACAACTCACTTGAGTTCAGTTGGAATCGACGATGAAGAAGTACGGGCTTTGATACTCTTGTCTTCCCTGTAAGAAAGTTGGAATGCTACAGTCACAGCCGTGAGTAACTCATCAGGAAGCAACAAGTTGAAATTTGATGATGTTCGTGATTTGGTTCTCAGTGAAGAGATTCGACGGAGAGAGTCGGGTGAATCATCAACCTCTTAAGTATTGCATACAAAGTCAAGAGGTAAAAGTTTAACCAAAGGAAGCGAACACAATAAATCAAAGGTGAGACGATCAAAGTCCAGAAATCATCATAGTTCTAATAGCTCGAAGACTATTGAGTGTTGGCATTGCGGGAAGATCAGACACTACAAAAATCA containing:
- the LOC127087614 gene encoding BRAP2 RING ZnF UBP domain-containing protein 2, producing the protein MWSSSRVSEEEQSEPFPFSTSVFNFSSGNPRIEETRGLMHFFPDESPPSLPVERKPLACVLGVPNHMTYADFCQFCGSFIQHILEMRIVRMDSMEDRYSVLIRFDQQESTDAFYTHYNGRRFSSLEVEVCRVVFTLDVQYTGSIEHAQPSNATSTEQPTCPVCLERLDQDTSGILTTICNHSFHCSCISKWADSSCPVCRYCQQQAEKSICFICQTTENLWICVICGFVGCGRYKGGHAIIHWKETQHCYSLEVETKRVWDYVGDNYVHRLIQSKTDGKLVELNSHCVHADSGCGSCGDNAMREAILNSKVEAIVNEYNELLATQLENQKLYFESLLQQVEQETEGKISVAVQKAVSLKQQKIQSKIDRCNKEKKFMDELNDNLLKNEEIWKAKMLEIEEREKKALKRTDDKITGLEKQLSDLMVCLEGGKAVEQLPLLNDTTGATVSDISKESSSTL